One genomic segment of Candidatus Brocadiaceae bacterium includes these proteins:
- a CDS encoding glycosyltransferase → MTTTRHQITKKNDRPTLSACMIVKNEEKFLAQCLESVKNAVDEIIVVDTGSTDRTVEIAQSFGAKLYHHPWRNNFSEARNYSLGYATGDWILQIDADEELEQEDIPELHKTIKENPNNAVYIAIYSELRSGQSKHYFARLYRRGKACYEGIVHNQLVFQGRASTSEIRLYHYGYNLSEDEMVKKYKRTGDLLRKQIEENPEDIFSLANLVRNYRNERNYEKVVEIGEGVLNMKFDDDSSTKNQLQRISIDLAYGLLDLKQLDRAEEICKMALKANPHFLDTNYLLGNILEKKNNYEEAIKFYKNYLVIKEKQKSEHDFNLLIVDTYEYEYRVYANMGACFENLGRNDEAEVSYKKSIEYNNKESLPYRNLTHLYLSQNKYSQAESIANIAVGLSVADKLTYLFLGKAQIMLGKREKAIDTYKQLIRKEGKDVSAYICLIDVLADTNQNEEAEKIVRESLRFFPENISLQCLMAKIRYLKGDKENVLDFIKKKKEYICSDNNALLSMGNLCIEIEEYKMAIELLEKHVETATVTDASVISNIATCYAKMGEMESAIIGFQSALKINPQYGYASKNLQIIMNSCT, encoded by the coding sequence ATGACAACGACAAGACATCAAATAACAAAAAAAAACGACAGGCCAACACTTTCCGCTTGTATGATTGTAAAGAATGAGGAAAAATTTTTAGCACAATGCCTGGAAAGTGTAAAGAATGCCGTGGATGAAATAATTGTCGTCGACACAGGATCAACGGACAGGACGGTTGAAATAGCTCAATCATTTGGGGCAAAGCTCTATCATCATCCATGGCGTAATAATTTTAGCGAGGCACGTAATTATTCACTGGGCTATGCAACAGGTGACTGGATCTTACAAATAGATGCTGATGAGGAGCTTGAGCAGGAAGATATACCTGAATTACATAAAACAATAAAAGAAAATCCGAACAATGCAGTATACATTGCCATATATAGTGAACTTCGTAGCGGTCAATCGAAACACTATTTTGCCAGATTATATAGGAGAGGCAAGGCTTGTTACGAAGGTATTGTGCATAACCAACTTGTTTTTCAGGGTCGAGCATCAACTTCGGAAATAAGATTGTATCATTATGGGTATAATCTTTCTGAAGATGAGATGGTAAAGAAATACAAGAGAACCGGAGATTTACTGAGAAAACAAATTGAAGAGAACCCTGAGGATATTTTTTCTTTAGCAAATCTTGTAAGAAATTACCGGAATGAAAGAAATTATGAAAAGGTGGTTGAGATTGGTGAAGGTGTCCTGAATATGAAGTTCGATGATGATAGTTCTACAAAAAATCAATTACAAAGAATATCTATTGATTTAGCATATGGTTTGCTGGATTTAAAACAGTTAGACAGGGCGGAAGAAATATGCAAGATGGCATTAAAGGCAAATCCGCATTTTCTTGATACCAATTATTTGCTTGGTAACATTCTCGAGAAAAAAAACAATTATGAAGAGGCTATTAAATTCTATAAAAATTATCTTGTTATAAAAGAAAAACAGAAAAGTGAGCATGATTTTAATTTGCTCATTGTTGATACGTATGAATATGAATACAGGGTTTATGCAAACATGGGTGCGTGTTTTGAAAATTTGGGAAGAAATGATGAAGCCGAAGTCTCCTATAAAAAATCGATAGAATATAATAATAAAGAATCATTACCGTATAGGAATCTAACACATTTGTATTTATCCCAAAATAAATATTCTCAGGCTGAGAGTATTGCAAATATTGCGGTAGGGCTTAGTGTTGCCGACAAACTTACGTATCTCTTCCTGGGAAAAGCTCAGATTATGCTTGGGAAAAGAGAAAAAGCCATTGATACTTATAAGCAATTAATAAGAAAAGAGGGTAAGGATGTGAGTGCGTATATTTGTTTAATAGATGTTCTTGCAGACACAAATCAAAATGAAGAGGCAGAAAAAATAGTGCGGGAGTCATTGAGGTTTTTTCCTGAAAATATAAGTCTTCAATGTCTTATGGCGAAGATACGGTACTTGAAAGGTGATAAAGAAAATGTTTTGGATTTTATTAAAAAAAAGAAAGAGTATATCTGTTCGGATAATAATGCGTTATTGAGCATGGGAAATTTATGTATCGAAATAGAGGAGTATAAAATGGCAATTGAATTGTTGGAAAAGCACGTTGAGACAGCAACAGTTACAGATGCTTCCGTTATTTCTAACATAGCTACCTGCTATGCAAAAATGGGAGAAATGGAGTCTGCCATAATAGGCTTCCAGTCAGCGCTGAAAATAAATCCGCAGTATGGGTATGCCTCAAAAAACCTCCAAATTATCATGAACAGCTGTACATAG
- a CDS encoding flagellin, translating to MSRINTNINALNALKSLNDINGRLSVSQLRLATGKRINSAADDAAGYTIAKKFNARAMGLGQALNNIGSAKNLISVAEGHLNNIVDILTQMKTKATQAADDSLGSEERNAIKAELSALATQIDLEVTQATWNGNNIFSNSSGGTVTAQSAGTNSSVAFKFQIGAGNSGTNDILSFDLFNTGNVSFQAGSGVTGYSSAGLAVSVSTAGGASANATGTVSHVSTSGGAQTLMGRLDTAIADVSEALSYIGSVVNRLSYQETSLTVAKTNTEAAKSRIEDADMAFEQLQSTKLQILQQTASAMLSQANAGPQSILGLFR from the coding sequence ATGAGCAGAATCAACACCAACATTAATGCGTTAAATGCCCTTAAGTCGTTAAACGATATAAACGGGCGGTTGTCTGTCTCCCAGTTAAGACTGGCAACGGGAAAACGGATCAACAGCGCGGCTGATGATGCCGCGGGATATACGATTGCAAAGAAATTTAATGCGCGTGCCATGGGATTGGGCCAGGCATTAAACAACATCGGGTCAGCCAAAAACCTGATATCGGTTGCCGAGGGACATCTGAATAATATTGTAGATATCCTGACGCAGATGAAGACGAAGGCCACGCAGGCGGCTGATGATTCTCTGGGGTCTGAAGAGCGCAATGCCATAAAAGCGGAACTTTCCGCGTTAGCTACCCAGATTGATCTGGAGGTTACCCAGGCGACATGGAACGGGAATAACATTTTCAGTAATTCCAGTGGGGGCACTGTCACTGCTCAATCAGCGGGTACGAATAGTTCTGTGGCATTTAAATTTCAAATTGGAGCAGGAAACAGTGGCACAAATGATATCCTGTCTTTTGATTTGTTTAATACCGGTAATGTAAGTTTTCAGGCTGGAAGTGGTGTTACCGGATATAGTTCTGCAGGTTTGGCGGTAAGCGTATCAACTGCAGGAGGTGCAAGCGCCAATGCAACGGGTACTGTCAGCCATGTAAGTACCTCAGGGGGCGCACAGACGCTGATGGGCAGATTGGATACGGCTATAGCTGATGTGTCAGAGGCGTTGAGCTATATTGGATCGGTTGTAAACAGGTTATCGTATCAGGAGACCAGTTTAACAGTGGCAAAGACGAATACCGAGGCGGCAAAGAGCAGGATTGAGGATGCCGATATGGCGTTTGAGCAGTTACAGTCGACAAAACTCCAAATCCTGCAGCAGACTGCCAGTGCAATGCTTTCACAGGCAAACGCTGGTCCCCAGTCAATATTGGGACTTTTCAGGTAA
- the fliD gene encoding flagellar filament capping protein FliD: MASITSAFGASAGIDSLVAQFMALEKRPLNALTAQKTKLNTSISIYTDLNTKLNDLLSITKELSSTDSSSIYNTRSSSSDDTDEVTVSAGTNSASGTYQLRVTQIATGSSLKSSGELITKYSSESSSKVAAGSGTIDISDSFADAGFTNSPDGTVTIGTSSGSATTFTLADYTTVQDFMDAVNADATANANIYYDSTEDKFFIESDDTTTDVYLAESGTHTFFSGVNITAGTGTTYSASSGTGIQANELLYKANFDTTISSGDSGSFKINDVTITWDADTETLDGIINKINTSDANVTAYYDSSLDKVMINSKGTGSSDSITFSDVSGSSVNFIEDVLKFGGQTSSGGQDARFTINSSSAGDEIIKSSNTFTINGNTYTLKKANVTAYTDTTYTTITVKQDTSAIKAKITSFLDKFNAATEYIKMKSAVDISTKTRGFLAGNAAFTNLRRQLISKLSEQITGLDAGKVDYLNEIGITFDSNLRASLSDTAKFDSVIAADSRAVANLFNSTNGAAAKIESLLKPFVESSSETQGSIIDETKNVFSTQITSIDSRIERMNERLALKENNYRQQFFKMQSILNNLVLQGSQITSITNSALAASGTSFF, from the coding sequence ATGGCCTCTATTACATCTGCATTTGGAGCAAGTGCCGGAATTGATTCATTGGTTGCTCAATTTATGGCACTGGAGAAAAGGCCTTTAAACGCATTAACGGCTCAAAAAACAAAATTAAATACCAGTATCAGTATATATACGGATTTAAATACAAAATTGAATGACCTCTTGTCCATAACAAAGGAATTGTCCAGTACTGACTCCAGTTCTATCTATAACACAAGAAGTTCAAGTTCTGATGATACAGATGAGGTAACCGTTTCAGCGGGTACAAATTCTGCTTCCGGAACATATCAACTGCGTGTAACACAAATAGCGACAGGGTCCTCTCTTAAAAGTTCCGGAGAATTGATCACAAAGTATTCATCTGAAAGTTCTTCAAAGGTTGCGGCAGGTTCCGGTACTATTGATATCTCAGATAGTTTTGCAGATGCAGGATTTACCAATAGTCCTGATGGAACTGTTACCATAGGTACAAGTTCAGGGTCTGCAACCACATTTACTCTTGCAGATTATACCACGGTTCAGGACTTTATGGATGCGGTGAACGCAGACGCTACGGCAAATGCAAATATTTACTATGACAGCACAGAAGATAAATTCTTCATAGAATCAGATGATACCACTACAGATGTGTATCTTGCAGAGTCAGGAACTCATACCTTTTTCTCAGGGGTGAATATTACAGCTGGGACAGGCACTACCTATTCTGCCAGTTCAGGTACTGGTATACAGGCGAACGAACTCTTGTATAAAGCTAATTTTGATACAACGATATCGAGTGGTGATTCAGGTAGTTTTAAGATCAACGATGTAACAATTACTTGGGATGCTGATACGGAAACGTTGGATGGAATTATTAATAAAATAAATACTTCAGACGCAAATGTAACGGCATATTATGATTCTTCCCTTGACAAAGTGATGATAAATTCAAAGGGCACTGGAAGCTCTGATTCGATAACTTTCTCGGATGTATCGGGTAGTTCGGTAAATTTTATAGAAGATGTTTTAAAGTTTGGTGGACAAACCTCCAGTGGTGGTCAGGATGCCAGATTTACGATAAACAGCAGTAGCGCTGGTGACGAGATAATAAAAAGTTCAAATACCTTTACGATAAATGGAAATACCTATACATTGAAAAAAGCAAATGTAACTGCTTATACCGATACCACATATACGACTATTACGGTGAAACAGGATACGAGTGCAATTAAAGCGAAGATAACTTCTTTTCTTGATAAATTTAATGCAGCAACTGAGTATATAAAGATGAAATCCGCTGTAGATATCAGTACAAAGACAAGGGGATTTCTTGCCGGAAATGCTGCGTTTACCAATTTGAGAAGACAGTTGATTTCTAAACTGTCAGAACAAATAACTGGTCTTGATGCAGGAAAAGTGGATTATCTGAATGAAATAGGTATCACGTTTGATAGTAATTTAAGAGCTTCACTGTCGGATACAGCGAAGTTTGACAGTGTAATTGCCGCAGATTCCCGTGCTGTCGCAAATTTATTTAATTCAACAAATGGCGCAGCCGCAAAAATTGAATCGCTTTTAAAACCATTTGTGGAAAGCTCCTCCGAGACACAAGGATCTATTATTGATGAAACGAAAAATGTGTTTTCTACACAGATAACAAGCATTGACAGCAGAATAGAACGTATGAATGAACGTTTGGCGTTAAAAGAAAATAATTATCGCCAGCAGTTTTTTAAAATGCAAAGTATTTTAAATAATCTGGTGCTTCAGGGTAGCCAGATTACATCCATAACAAATTCTGCATTAGCCGCATCTGGCACATCGTTTTTCTAA
- a CDS encoding flagellar protein FliS, producing MIASKKMGNAYLEQGIMTLNPVQLLIKAYDAGITACNRRDEEKVCAVLAELIDSLNFDHSEIANSLFRLYEYCIREVKRSNYDVPLKILRELRESWIQVQETK from the coding sequence ATGATTGCTTCTAAAAAGATGGGCAATGCCTACCTGGAGCAGGGGATTATGACATTAAATCCAGTTCAATTACTGATTAAGGCATATGATGCCGGAATAACTGCATGTAATCGGAGGGATGAAGAGAAGGTTTGCGCTGTTCTTGCAGAGCTAATTGATTCTCTCAATTTTGACCATTCCGAAATAGCGAATTCATTATTCCGTTTGTATGAATATTGCATTCGGGAGGTTAAGCGCAGCAACTATGATGTGCCTTTGAAAATCTTGAGAGAATTAAGAGAATCCTGGATTCAGGTACAAGAGACGAAATAA
- a CDS encoding flagellar protein FlaG: METQNIHDTNAYDVYNAETSHSLYKLKDISKKSELESKNQEKRFHEVLESEKGSQDKRRQAGETKESYPVQIPVETDLSFSIEDDLKIIVTTISNKDTKEVIRKIPSEGTIKALKNLYKYKEPNVTKGHQIDEIFT; encoded by the coding sequence ATGGAAACTCAAAATATCCACGATACAAATGCATATGACGTGTATAATGCTGAAACATCTCACAGTTTATATAAACTGAAAGATATTTCCAAGAAAAGTGAGCTTGAGAGCAAAAATCAAGAAAAAAGGTTTCATGAGGTACTGGAATCGGAAAAGGGATCTCAAGATAAACGGAGACAAGCAGGAGAGACAAAAGAGTCTTATCCTGTTCAGATACCTGTTGAAACGGATTTGTCTTTCAGTATTGAGGATGATTTAAAAATAATTGTCACTACCATATCGAATAAGGATACAAAAGAGGTGATAAGAAAAATACCTTCGGAAGGAACTATTAAGGCCCTAAAAAACTTGTATAAATACAAAGAGCCAAACGTTACAAAAGGCCATCAAATTGATGAAATTTTTACCTAA
- the rplM gene encoding 50S ribosomal protein L13, with translation MKTFMAKKECVKRDWYIVDAKDKVLGRMLTTISRVLQGKHKAEYTPHVDTGDYVIITNACEVQLTGKKMQDKVHYYVTGYQGGLRKRMVGDTLKTSPEKIFNRSLKRMLPRNKLGRAMLTKVKIYKGSEHPHQAQQPKELVIRN, from the coding sequence ATGAAGACGTTTATGGCAAAAAAAGAATGTGTAAAAAGGGATTGGTATATAGTAGATGCGAAAGATAAGGTACTGGGAAGAATGCTTACAACGATTTCAAGGGTGTTGCAAGGCAAGCATAAGGCAGAATATACGCCTCATGTCGATACAGGAGACTATGTTATTATCACAAATGCCTGTGAAGTACAACTCACGGGTAAAAAAATGCAGGATAAAGTGCATTATTATGTTACCGGTTATCAAGGTGGATTACGAAAGCGTATGGTTGGGGATACGCTTAAGACTTCACCAGAAAAGATTTTTAATCGTTCTTTAAAAAGAATGCTGCCAAGAAATAAACTCGGAAGGGCTATGTTGACAAAAGTAAAGATTTACAAGGGTTCAGAACACCCACATCAAGCACAACAACCAAAGGAATTGGTCATAAGAAATTAA
- the rpsI gene encoding 30S ribosomal protein S9, with the protein MANEEYIWGTGRRKTSVARARIKKGSGRILVNGKDIDSYFPVDRFSGMAQYPLKVSGAVTDFDVMVNVKGGGIAGQAGAVSLGIARALSKYDSTFMDDLRENSLLTRDGRMKERKKYGKKGARKSFQWTKR; encoded by the coding sequence GTGGCAAACGAAGAATATATCTGGGGGACAGGAAGACGTAAAACCTCCGTTGCAAGGGCAAGAATTAAAAAAGGATCCGGAAGGATTTTGGTTAACGGCAAAGATATTGATAGTTATTTTCCTGTAGATCGTTTTAGTGGAATGGCTCAATATCCATTGAAAGTTTCCGGTGCTGTTACGGATTTTGATGTGATGGTGAATGTAAAAGGAGGAGGAATTGCAGGCCAGGCTGGCGCCGTTTCTCTTGGCATTGCACGCGCCTTGTCAAAATATGATTCTACCTTTATGGACGATTTGCGTGAAAATAGCCTTTTAACAAGGGACGGTAGGATGAAAGAACGGAAAAAATATGGCAAAAAGGGTGCCAGAAAAAGTTTCCAATGGACGAAGCGCTGA
- a CDS encoding BlaI/MecI/CopY family transcriptional regulator, whose translation MKEQIKFKFNPFKKGLNRVLGTLEKDIIEVLWKFGELCVKDILEELPEGKNSSYSAVITVANRMTEKGLLKKRKIGKAFYYKPLQSKEKFFKMISKRIVEEVSDFSPQLAMVHFVDYMEQIGSDKIEYFSKLIESRKQKQKS comes from the coding sequence ATGAAAGAGCAGATAAAATTTAAATTTAATCCATTTAAAAAGGGTTTAAACAGGGTCTTGGGTACCCTTGAAAAGGATATTATAGAAGTATTATGGAAATTTGGTGAATTATGCGTGAAGGACATATTGGAAGAGCTTCCCGAAGGAAAAAATAGTTCATATTCAGCAGTAATAACGGTTGCCAACAGAATGACAGAGAAAGGATTGCTCAAGAAGAGAAAAATAGGGAAGGCCTTTTACTATAAGCCATTACAGAGTAAGGAGAAGTTTTTCAAAATGATATCAAAAAGGATTGTTGAAGAAGTTTCAGATTTTTCTCCACAATTGGCAATGGTGCATTTTGTGGATTATATGGAACAAATAGGTTCTGATAAGATAGAATATTTTTCAAAATTGATTGAATCCAGGAAACAAAAACAAAAGAGTTAG
- a CDS encoding M56 family metallopeptidase — translation MMYTDKSQSEMAQRYFAFILVFNLAILLTGITGIIFGVKWYISETKVIYEDVTCCGTFCIKCVFTFRTMITFFHWTVNVLLLFGIYKAIHLGLSMIYREYRFIRITDSLPIDDLPKLKRVLRGVDSTSWPVLLDDQESMLAFTSGLLKPKVYVSKGLCLYLKPKELFSVIMHEAYHKKDMAPLKVFIVKILCAFNYYLPVNRFLANRYHSFSEKAADDYAISATQEPFELATAMVKISRLSSRLTPALTVTFLKKQRLLEERIARLIEKSSESHPVSVRYFFSSTILSILIVGMSCFSLFFSHFPFSNTVNCMTNPCHTTVCF, via the coding sequence ATGATGTATACAGATAAAAGTCAAAGTGAAATGGCGCAGAGATATTTTGCATTCATACTAGTGTTTAATCTCGCTATTTTGTTGACAGGTATTACGGGTATTATTTTTGGTGTGAAATGGTATATCTCAGAGACGAAGGTTATATATGAAGATGTTACCTGCTGTGGTACTTTTTGCATAAAATGTGTTTTCACTTTTCGCACGATGATTACCTTCTTTCATTGGACTGTTAACGTTTTGCTCCTCTTTGGAATTTATAAGGCGATCCACTTGGGGCTATCTATGATTTACCGTGAATACAGGTTTATTCGAATAACCGATTCCTTACCGATAGATGATCTACCAAAATTAAAAAGGGTTTTACGCGGAGTAGACTCAACTAGTTGGCCTGTGCTCCTGGACGACCAGGAATCGATGCTCGCATTTACTTCTGGTCTTTTGAAACCAAAGGTGTATGTGTCAAAAGGCTTATGCCTGTATTTAAAGCCGAAAGAGCTTTTTTCCGTGATAATGCATGAAGCTTACCATAAAAAAGATATGGCGCCACTGAAAGTATTTATTGTTAAGATTTTGTGTGCGTTTAATTATTATCTCCCTGTCAATCGATTTCTTGCAAATCGGTATCATTCTTTTTCAGAAAAAGCCGCAGATGATTATGCGATATCTGCCACGCAAGAACCATTTGAGCTTGCTACAGCAATGGTAAAAATTTCTCGATTGAGTTCCCGGTTAACGCCAGCCCTGACTGTTACATTCCTGAAGAAACAACGACTATTGGAAGAACGGATAGCTCGTTTGATAGAAAAGTCTTCTGAATCTCATCCTGTTTCTGTCCGTTATTTTTTTTCTTCAACTATTTTATCTATTCTGATAGTGGGAATGTCTTGTTTCTCTTTGTTTTTTTCCCATTTTCCTTTTTCAAATACAGTGAATTGTATGACAAATCCATGCCATACAACAGTATGTTTTTAA
- a CDS encoding TolC family protein gives MIKIILPLSFFVFFFMDPLLRNCMAQGKDVSYYSEQEIQIESKMKKQGVDASLDLHWLINEAMANNPEIIAAQKRIQASKARISQAKSLDDPMFTAGSFEMSKSPLHINNDSGMLEHRFAVSQKIPFPGKLRLRGEKATEESRMSEEELREKMQEIISLVKSSFYELFYTNRAIEITQENRELLLKFAKIAETKYTVGRTTQRDVLAAQVELSTLANDIIVLKKERESIFARLNALLDRHSHAPLANPRIFEKHTMDLTIEELEDIAMENRPELKRFNHAVKRDEKELKLSKKDYYYTDFQPMVEYRQIDSRPDTWASTISVNVPWLWSKNRSKVKEAQEELQAAKTDYQYINNKTLFEVKDFFVKMQSAESTVNLYKDAVIPQAQQSLRSARVGYEADRVDFLTLLDSERILLNANLLYYRALTDYEQNLASLERAVGMQLTK, from the coding sequence ATGATAAAAATCATATTACCATTGTCTTTTTTTGTTTTTTTCTTCATGGACCCCTTATTAAGAAACTGCATGGCACAGGGAAAAGACGTCTCCTATTATTCGGAACAGGAGATACAGATTGAGAGTAAAATGAAAAAACAGGGGGTTGATGCCTCATTGGACTTACATTGGCTCATAAATGAGGCGATGGCAAATAACCCTGAAATTATCGCGGCGCAAAAACGAATTCAGGCATCAAAGGCAAGGATTTCCCAGGCAAAATCACTGGATGACCCGATGTTTACTGCTGGTTCTTTTGAAATGTCTAAGAGTCCTCTTCATATTAATAACGATTCAGGTATGCTTGAACATCGTTTTGCCGTTTCTCAGAAGATACCATTTCCGGGAAAACTTCGCCTCAGGGGAGAGAAAGCCACCGAAGAATCCAGGATGTCAGAAGAAGAATTGCGGGAAAAAATGCAAGAGATTATCAGCCTGGTAAAATCATCTTTTTACGAGCTTTTTTATACCAATCGTGCTATTGAAATAACACAGGAAAACAGGGAGCTGCTTCTTAAGTTTGCTAAAATCGCAGAGACTAAATATACCGTGGGCAGGACCACACAACGGGATGTGCTCGCTGCACAGGTGGAATTATCTACGTTGGCGAATGACATTATTGTTTTGAAAAAGGAACGGGAATCAATTTTTGCACGACTCAATGCTCTATTAGACAGACATTCGCATGCCCCTCTGGCGAACCCTCGAATTTTTGAAAAACACACAATGGATTTGACTATAGAAGAACTTGAAGATATTGCCATGGAAAACCGACCCGAATTAAAACGTTTTAATCATGCTGTTAAAAGAGATGAGAAGGAATTAAAACTTTCCAAAAAGGATTATTACTATACAGACTTCCAACCGATGGTTGAGTATCGACAAATAGATAGCAGGCCTGATACGTGGGCATCAACCATTTCAGTCAATGTCCCATGGTTGTGGTCCAAGAATCGTTCAAAGGTAAAAGAAGCCCAGGAGGAACTTCAGGCCGCAAAAACGGATTATCAATACATAAATAACAAGACGTTATTTGAGGTCAAAGATTTTTTCGTCAAGATGCAGTCTGCTGAAAGCACCGTTAATCTTTATAAAGACGCAGTAATTCCTCAAGCACAACAATCATTACGGTCTGCACGCGTGGGATATGAGGCAGACAGGGTAGATTTCCTAACCTTGCTTGACAGTGAAAGGATTCTTTTGAATGCAAACTTGCTCTATTACCGGGCTCTTACCGATTATGAACAGAATTTGGCCAGCCTTGAAAGAGCTGTCGGTATGCAATTGACGAAATAA